From the Clostridium putrefaciens genome, one window contains:
- a CDS encoding HelD family protein produces the protein MKDKNRELEIANEKLRLEYTKDIINNEVIEYLQKRKEISQYILDYRKNVIEEFRDDEDKIIDYFDHERYIKEEAFKTIDRRLKELTQLKLSPYFGKVTFIEEDDDTNEQIYIGKFGVIPDSSIEPIVVDWRAPVSSLFYAGTIGKATYNSPEGAVNTEIVERRQFIIKKAELLGMFDSELDIKDEILQIVLSSNSSQKLKDIITTIQKEQDMIIRYPRTGVVAVNGVAGSGKTTIALHRVAYLIYNNRKALENKVLILGPNNIFMEYISSVLPSLGEVAVKQETFQDFAKDILDIKSEVMNFKDYVESIVREDKELTKDIEYKNSKEYIETLDQHIEILNKDYFDIGDIYFRDEIIVEKSEIEEMFNGHYAYMPLFKRNKRIRRVLISKIKDKRDDYFREIEKKHKELIDNLTEEEKNYETNTIEYNRKLQIRELIRDVISCKEQLNWLDNESLEEIYLKLNENDKLIIDDLAPMLYLKLKLYGVKYEGDIKHVVIDEAQDYSLIQMQVIKEITRCNSFTIVGDINQRLINNKNKPALSDLSEVFKDDLKYFNLNKSYRSTKQIIDYANGYLKEEKIVPFVRDGEEVEYKVFKEKSELIENLKESLEKFKNKGYDTIAVICRDEGMINSIKKPLTEEIQIKVIASEDDIYNGGPVLIPSYFAKGLEFDAVILVDNNEEKSEDLVKYVMCTRALHELKEFNLI, from the coding sequence TTGAAAGATAAAAATAGAGAGTTAGAGATTGCTAATGAAAAGCTAAGACTTGAATACACTAAAGACATTATAAATAATGAGGTAATTGAGTATTTACAAAAGAGAAAGGAAATATCTCAGTATATATTAGACTATAGAAAAAATGTTATAGAAGAGTTTAGAGATGATGAGGATAAGATAATAGATTATTTTGATCATGAAAGATATATAAAAGAAGAAGCATTCAAAACTATAGATAGAAGGCTAAAGGAACTTACACAATTAAAATTGTCACCTTATTTTGGGAAGGTAACCTTTATAGAAGAGGATGATGATACTAATGAACAAATTTATATTGGGAAATTTGGTGTTATACCTGATTCTAGTATTGAACCTATTGTAGTTGATTGGAGAGCACCGGTATCTTCCCTTTTTTATGCAGGAACAATTGGTAAGGCAACTTATAATTCTCCAGAAGGAGCAGTTAATACTGAAATAGTAGAAAGAAGACAGTTTATAATAAAAAAGGCCGAACTTTTAGGTATGTTTGATTCTGAACTAGATATAAAAGATGAGATATTACAAATAGTATTAAGTAGTAATAGTTCCCAAAAGTTAAAAGATATAATAACTACAATTCAAAAAGAGCAAGATATGATAATAAGGTATCCAAGAACAGGGGTGGTTGCAGTTAATGGTGTGGCAGGTAGTGGGAAAACTACTATAGCATTACATAGAGTTGCGTATCTTATATATAATAACAGAAAGGCATTAGAAAATAAGGTTTTAATATTAGGACCTAATAATATATTTATGGAGTATATATCAAGTGTATTACCGAGTCTTGGGGAAGTGGCTGTAAAGCAAGAAACCTTTCAAGATTTTGCAAAAGATATATTAGACATTAAATCAGAAGTAATGAATTTTAAAGATTATGTGGAGTCTATAGTAAGGGAAGATAAAGAATTAACAAAAGACATAGAATATAAGAATTCAAAAGAGTATATTGAAACTTTAGACCAACATATAGAAATATTAAATAAGGATTACTTTGATATAGGGGACATTTATTTTAGAGATGAAATTATTGTAGAAAAAAGTGAAATTGAAGAAATGTTTAATGGCCATTATGCTTATATGCCTCTTTTTAAAAGAAATAAGAGAATAAGAAGAGTTTTAATTAGTAAGATAAAGGATAAAAGAGATGATTATTTTAGAGAAATAGAAAAAAAACATAAAGAACTAATAGATAATCTTACAGAGGAAGAAAAGAACTATGAAACGAACACAATAGAATATAATAGAAAGCTGCAAATAAGAGAACTTATAAGAGATGTTATAAGTTGTAAGGAACAATTAAATTGGCTAGATAATGAATCTTTAGAAGAGATATATCTAAAGTTAAATGAAAATGACAAATTAATTATAGATGACTTAGCGCCTATGTTATATCTTAAGTTAAAGCTATATGGAGTTAAATATGAAGGTGACATAAAACATGTAGTTATAGATGAAGCGCAGGATTATAGTCTGATTCAAATGCAAGTAATAAAAGAAATTACAAGATGCAACTCTTTTACTATAGTAGGGGATATCAATCAAAGACTTATAAATAATAAAAATAAGCCAGCATTGAGTGATTTAAGTGAAGTATTTAAGGATGATTTAAAATATTTCAATCTAAATAAAAGCTATAGATCAACAAAACAAATAATAGATTATGCTAATGGGTATTTAAAAGAAGAAAAAATAGTGCCTTTTGTACGAGATGGTGAAGAAGTAGAATATAAAGTATTCAAAGAGAAGTCAGAGCTTATTGAAAATTTAAAGGAATCTTTAGAGAAATTTAAAAATAAGGGGTATGACACTATAGCCGTAATATGCAGGGATGAGGGTATGATAAATTCAATAAAGAAACCTTTGACGGAAGAGATACAAATAAAAGTCATTGCCTCAGAAGATGATATATATAATGGAGGTCCAGTGCTTATCCCATCTTATTTTGCAAAAGGATTAGAGTTTGATGCAGTGATTTTGGTGGATAATAACGAAGAAAAGAGTGAAGATCTAGTAAAATATGTGATGTGTACTAGGGCGCTACATGAACTAAAAGAATTTAATTTAATCTAA
- a CDS encoding aminoacyl-histidine dipeptidase yields MSFTSNLKPQNVFKFFEELTKIPHCSAEEKQISDYLVNFAKTRSLEVVQDKNLNVIIKKQGTKGYENAPTVIIQGHMDMVCEKSKDSSHDFSKDALELRLDGDYLYATNTTLGGDDGIAVAYGLALLDSDSIDHPPIELLITTEEETGMFGADALDPSNLKGKILLNIDAEEEGIYLVSCAGGVNSTVEFKPTFEETSKETVEIEISGLNGGHSGMEIIKQRANAIKLMGRVLNSLNKELSFNLVSMNGGSKHNAIARECKSIITVNSDGFIKVQDLCRKLEEIFKAEFRVEDPGISINVSKYGESKRQMSCEDTEKLITFLMTVPNGVQTVSKDIENLVESSLNIGILETSKDEIKFTISIRSSIKSLKYEISERVESLAKITGGKFVTSGEYPEWQYEENSKIRELCIETHKKVFNEEPKIDAIHAGLECGLLKEKMQDTDMISFGPNLYDVHTPNEHLSVSSVERVWNFLQELLKNIK; encoded by the coding sequence ATGAGTTTTACAAGTAATTTAAAACCTCAAAATGTTTTTAAGTTTTTTGAAGAATTAACTAAGATACCACATTGTTCAGCAGAAGAAAAACAAATAAGTGACTATTTGGTGAATTTTGCAAAGACAAGAAGTTTAGAGGTAGTACAAGATAAGAACCTAAATGTAATTATAAAGAAGCAAGGAACTAAAGGATATGAAAACGCTCCTACAGTAATAATTCAAGGACATATGGATATGGTTTGTGAAAAATCAAAAGATAGTTCACATGACTTTTCTAAAGATGCTTTAGAATTAAGACTAGATGGAGACTATTTATATGCAACAAATACAACTCTAGGTGGAGATGATGGAATAGCTGTAGCTTACGGCTTAGCATTGCTAGACTCTGATAGTATAGACCATCCTCCAATAGAACTTTTAATTACAACTGAAGAGGAAACAGGAATGTTTGGAGCAGATGCTTTAGATCCTTCTAATTTAAAGGGTAAAATACTTTTAAATATAGATGCTGAAGAAGAAGGTATATACTTAGTAAGTTGTGCTGGTGGAGTTAATTCAACAGTTGAATTTAAACCAACCTTTGAGGAAACTTCAAAGGAAACTGTAGAAATTGAGATTTCAGGTTTAAATGGTGGACACTCAGGTATGGAAATAATAAAGCAAAGAGCTAATGCTATTAAGTTGATGGGACGAGTTCTTAATTCATTAAATAAGGAATTATCTTTTAACTTAGTATCAATGAATGGTGGATCAAAACATAATGCTATTGCTCGTGAGTGTAAGTCAATTATTACTGTTAATTCAGATGGATTTATAAAGGTACAAGACCTATGCCGTAAATTAGAAGAAATATTTAAAGCAGAATTTAGAGTAGAAGACCCAGGTATAAGTATAAATGTTTCAAAATATGGAGAATCTAAGAGACAAATGAGCTGTGAAGATACAGAAAAACTAATAACATTTTTAATGACAGTTCCAAATGGTGTTCAAACTGTAAGTAAAGACATTGAAAACTTAGTTGAAAGCAGTTTAAACATAGGAATTTTAGAAACTTCTAAGGATGAAATTAAATTTACTATTTCAATTAGAAGTTCAATTAAGAGTTTAAAATATGAAATTTCAGAAAGAGTAGAGTCCCTAGCAAAAATAACTGGAGGGAAGTTTGTAACTTCTGGTGAATATCCAGAATGGCAATATGAAGAAAACTCGAAAATAAGAGAGTTATGTATAGAAACTCACAAAAAAGTATTTAATGAAGAACCAAAGATTGATGCGATACATGCTGGACTTGAATGTGGACTTCTAAAAGAAAAGATGCAAGATACAGACATGATAAGCTTTGGACCTAATTTATATGATGTCCATACACCAAATGAACATTTAAGTGTATCTTCTGTAGAAAGAGTATGGAACTTCCTACAAGAACTACTTAAGAACATAAAGTAA